In Clostridium omnivorum, the DNA window TGACCTAGATACAAGAGAGGATTTTCAAGCATTTTTTAGGAAAGACGGTTATCAATACTCATATACTATAGTAGAATCAATAGTTAATGTATTTGGCTATGATAAGTTATACAGCTTAATAAAGTCACCTAAAAATATTGTAGACATTTTTGGAATAACAGAAAATGAATTACAAAATAAGTGGATTGAATATATTAAGGATAACTACATGGTAAATAAATTATAAATTTCTGTCTTTCGCTTAATGCTTTTAATATGGCATTTAACTTTTAACTTTTCATTTAGTTTACAGGTTTAGCTGGGGGGGATACACTCATGAATATTAAAAAACTTATTCCAAATTCTAATATCAGGAATTGGGTAGGACCTTTTAACGATGACGAGTATTATTATGATTTAGGAAAATCCCAAGCAGAAAAAATCATTCAATGGCTATCAGTAAAGCCTGAGCATAAGATTTTAGATATTGGATGCGGTTGTGGAAGAATAGCAATACACTTCTTAAATTATTTGAATGAAGAAGGCAGCTACATTGGAATTGATAGCAACAAGGAGTTGCTTTCTTATTGTAAGGATAATATAACAGTACTAAGGCGGAATTTTCAATTTCAATATGTAGATGTATATAATAGAGCATATTCACCACAAGGAAAAATAAATACTCAAGATTTTGTTTTTCCCATAGAGGATGAATCTATGGACATTGTAATTCTGTGGTCAGTATTTACACATATGTACTTAACTGATATAGATTCATATTTAAAAGAGATACATAGAGTATTAAAAAAAGGTGGACTTGTTTTGGCTTCCTTGAATTTAAATAATTCATTTACTAAACAGCAAATAGAGACAAAAAAATCTCATTTAGATATAAAATATTTTATTGCTGATGGATTATTTAGTTTGGATACTGATACTCCAGAAAGTGGATTTGCTCATGATGAAGATAAAGTAAAAGAGCTTTATTGGAAGTATGGATTTTTAATAAAAGAAATAAAGTATGGTATTTGGTCTTCGAAAGAATTAACAGGAGAGTTTCATGATACAATAATTGCACAAAAGTTGACAACAAAATCATGCGATTAATTAAACGTAGTAGTGATAAACGAACTTCTAATTCTTAATAACCATACATTATAAAATAAATTTAAGATAAATATATTAGAGTTTGTTTAATGTGTAGGAGCAAAAAATTAATATAACATAATGTTACTGTCCGCCTTGTCTGGTGGACTTTTCTTATATAGCATTGTGTAAATATATGGTTTATAATCAATATAAAGGCTAGACTTGGCTTAGAGTCAAAGCTCATTTTAAAATCTAAGATAAAAGCTATCTAAGATTTTAAAATATTAGGGGAAATTCAATTGTTAGTTAAGCAAATTTTAAGATGTTTTATTAATAATAAACGGGGGTAGATTTTATGGGATTAATAGGACAATATATGATGATCAATGATCAAACATTTGGGAGTTTAGTCAATATAGAAAATGATGATTTGATTGAGATAATTGAAGAACTTAGTGAAGATGAGGAAAATGAAGTGTATGATATAGATAAACTTTGGGACGGACTTCACTTTTTCCTTACAGGAATATCAGCATGTCAACCAATAGCAGGAAACAAACTAAGCGAAGCTATTGTTGGGGTTAAGGTATTTAATAACGCTGAAGATGCCGACTTTATAGCCTATACTATGACTGAGGATTTGCATGGAATTGTAGAAGCTTTAATTAATGTAGATGTTGAAAATTTAAGACTAAACTTTGATTTGTCAAAGTTTAGAAAGTCAAAAATTTATCCTAATATTTGGAGAGATAATGAAAAGGAAAGTTTAATTGATGAACTTATGCAAGCATATAAAAATATACTTAATTTCTACACAAGAGCATTAGAAAGAAAAGCTCATGTTGTTATAAGTATATATTAAGTATTTAGAGGGATTGGGGTATTAATAAAAGTATTTGTTGGCATGAATAAAGATTGTTTGACAGGGAGGGTATTCTTGAAGGAGATAATCAAGTGCCCAAACGTTTTTTTAATGCCTATACTGATGAAAATATAAAGAAAGCAGTTTCACAACATTTTGAAATTATCAAATATGAAAATATTGATGTTAAAAAAAGTGCAGTTCATTTGCAATGTATGATACTTAAAAAAAAAGGAGTATATAGCTATTATATATTAGATAAAATCATAAAATAAAGAATGGTAATCTTGTTAAAGATATAGGCTTTAATGGATATTCAACCAAAGAGAAACATGCCATTTATTCATGTTCTAAAAGTATTACTTCAATATTAATTGGAAGGTCTATTCAGCAGGGGTTTATTAAAGATGTTAATCAAAAGGTATTGGACTTTTTTCCTGAGATAACAGTTAAAAAAGAGAACAGAGAACTATACAGTCAGGGACTAGATTTTCTTATTGCAACGGTGTACCACATATACTTCAATTTATTCTAGAAAAAGTTACAGGAGAAGATGTGTTTTCGTATTGTAAGAAAGTAATATTTGATCCTTTAGATATATCAGAAGTTTCATGGGACAAGGATGACAATGGGCTATTAGGGAGTATAGAAATGACACCATTAGATATGGCCAAGATTGGCTATATGTACTTAAATAAAGGTGTGTGGAAATGTGAATAACTCATTCCTGAAAATTGGGTAGCAATATCCACATCTAAACATATAGATACTCCAAACAACTTATACCAAGTAACAAATTTTGGAGCAGGTTATGGATATTTGTGGTGGATTAACTATTTCGGAGGATATCATGCAAATGGATTTGGGGGACAATATATGTTTGTAGTGCCCGAATCAAATTTAATAGTAGTATTTACTGGAGAAGTTTTTGGTGAGGACTTTTTTATGCCACAGTTAGCTATGGAAAGGTATATTATATAGCAATATAGAACCTTGAATATTATGAAATACGAGCAGTTAAAACTAAGAATGGAAAGTTAACTATAAGCATAAAAGATTAAAATATCATATAACAATAAATTATCATACAGCTTGGCTTGAAAATAGAGCCAAGCTATACCTGAGAAGCTAAGAAAGAGTCTTCAAAGCTTCTAGGAGTCGGGAATTAGGAACGTTGTGCGAAATTTTATATATTTTTATTTGATTTTAAGAAGGCTATGTAAAAATTTTTTGAGGTGATGAGATGAAAAATAATGAATACTTATCAAACCAGTGGAAAAAGACATTGTCTTTTATTTTAGCATTAGTTCTATTTATGATTATGGGAGTAATAATCAATCCTTCAATTAGAATACCTGTTATATTTGGTGTTGCATTTGCAGCAGCTATGACATTTTCAGTCAGAAAAAAGGCAAAAATCTAATAGAAAAGTATTTTAAAAATGAGTCCCCTGATAAACTTTTAAATTACTTCGAAAATAGTTTAAATAGAAGCAAGAAACTCCAAGACAAAGAAGTTTGGATTTGCTACAATAAGTCACTTGTTTGTTGCTTCTATGGGGAATTTGATAGGGCAATTGAATTTCTTGGTGAGATAGACTGGAATGATAAAGTTCCATATCTGCAGTCATTAGAAATATCAATTAAAGCTTTGATTTACTATTTAAAAGGGGATAACTATAAGGAGGGATTAAGGTTATCAATTATTGCTCAGAGACTAGGGGAAGTGTCTGGACATTATCCTGGAGTATCTAAGAGTAGGAATTTCTTTGATACTTATATTCAAATAGGAGAATTATTATCAGGAAATTATAGTAGTAAAGTGATTGATAACTTAGAAGAAAAATTTAAAAAAGTGCCTTTGTTTTTAAAGATTTTAATTGCATGGTGTCTATCAAACGTTTATACAAAGATGAATATGGAAGAAAAAGCTATAATTATGAGAGATTATTGTGAAAAAATAGTACCCCACTGTAAACCGTTATTAAGTATTAATTAAAATCAAAACGGTAATATAAAAAACATTGAAGTTGGCTTTAGGTTTAAAATCCTTTCGCTAAGCTAGGTTTGGCTAATATTTAGGTACGTCTTGATTGTGAGATGGTCTATGAAATTTTGTATAATTGAGTTATAACTTAAAGACTTTTAAATTATTTTTTCGTATATGATAGCACAATTAATAAAATCACTAAAGAACTTTTAATCATTATTATAGGAGGGAATTACATGGTAGATAACTCTAATGTTATTAGAAGGAGCAATTAAGATAATGAATTGAGCCTATAACCTCAAGTAACGGTTGGATAGTAGATTATTTTGGAGTCTTATTTTTAAATGCAAGAATAGATTTAGCGTTTGACCCGCAAGAATTTGTGGACAAATCAGAGACATCTGATATTGGTTTATATGCAAAGAACAATCTTGAAAAGGTTAACTGAAATGATAATATCATCAAAGTTCCATCCTTAGAATTTCAAATACAAGTTAATAGAAGAAAAATATATGATAGATTAAAAATGATAGAAGATTATTTAAATAAATGATTTTTTGGTAAATATTAATCATTATAAATACATACTAAGTAGAAGTTTAGGCCTACGGATATAATTTTATTAATAAAATCAAACTCCGCAACAGAGGAAACTTTTTAAATGTCTTTTAATGCTAGAATTTAATTACGGTACAGGGGAGTGATGTATTTGGAAAATATAGATATTCTGCAGAAAACAATTGATTACATTGAAGAAAACCTGAAAGCTGAATTAAATTACGAGGAAATAGCAGGTATGGCTGGTTATTCTACTTACCACTTTTTACATGTTTTTAGCGATGTTGTTGGAATGCCTTTATCTGCATATATTACAAGACGCAGAATCAAACACGCAATATATGATATTTATATGGGGAAAAAGCTAGTTGAAACTGCATTGCTCTATGGATTTGATACACATTCCGGATTTTTTAAAGCTTTTAAGCGTGAGTATGGTTGTTCACCTTCAAAATACATAAAAACCTCAAAGGTTATAAAGCCAGTACCAGTAGATTTAAAACAGGAGGCAAAAATAATGCTTACTCAAATTCAAATAAAACAAATCCTTTCAAATTGGGATGTAGATTCAAAACTAAAAGTGGATAAGGTGTACTTTTACTCAGGGGATGTTAAGGCTTGGAATATAGGGGAGAAGTATGTCTTGACTACTGGAACAAATATCGTAGGCTTTCGAATGCATAGTTTACTGGCTGAATTACTTTCGAAGAAAGGTATCAATATTTCCTGTCCGATGAAAACAAAGGATGGACAGGATTTTTTCCAAAATGAAGATCGTTTTTATGCTTTGCTGAATCGAGTGGAGGGAAGATACTTAGCTCCTGAGGAAAGATATGCTGATGATAGAGAACTAGTTGGTGAAAAGTATGGCAAGGCAATCGGTAAACTTCATTGTGCTCTTAAAGAATTAGATGATAAACTGGAAGTGAATGATAGTAATTTATATGATACAGTAATTAAGTGGGCAATGCCGGAAACAAAGAGAATAATGGAACAGTGGAATTGTCCTTTGCCTGATAGTTTTTTTGAGGAGTATAAAAAAAGTTTTGGGGAAGTGCACCACATGTTACCAAAACAAGTAATACACCGTAATCCTAATCCGACTAATGTATTATTTAATGAGAGAGAGGTAACCGGATTCATTGATTTTAATCTAAGCGAAAAAAATGTGAGAATTTTTGATCCATGCTACTGCGCAACAGGCATATTATCTGAATCTGGCAAAGTATCTGGAGGTTATGAAAAATGGCCTGAGATTCTCAAAGGTATTATCAATGGATACAATAGTATTTGCCCTTTAACTAGTTATGAGAAAGCATCAATACTAAATGTGATTTATTCTATCCAAATGATTTTTATTGCTTGGCTGAATGGCAGGGACGAAGAAAAAGATATTGCAATGGAAAACAGAAAAATGCTAATTTGGATATGGGAGAATTCAGATAAAATAATATTATAAATTGAATTTTAGAAGTGAAAAAAGAGGGGAGAAGTTTGTATGGACACAAAGTATATTATTTCAAATGATGGGGCGAAGATTGCTTATAGTATGATTGGAAAAGGTCCTGCACTATTATTAGTACATGGTGGAGCTGGACGTTATGATAAAAGCTTATGGAATAATACAGGTTGGGTTGAAAGGCTTAAAGATAAATTTCTAATTATAACACCTGATATAAGAGGCTATGGGGAAAGTGATAAATCAGAAGATTCTAACTTTTATTCTATAACTAATATATTAGAGGATTTAAATATTATATTAAAAGAGTGCAAGATAAAAGACTTTTATTATATAGGGTGGTCTTATGGAGCCAATATTGGACTTCAAATGTGTAAAAATAATAAGAATATCAAGAGTGCAATATGTGCTGGTGGGTGTATGGGCGATTATTTTTATAAATATGTTGCTCCAAGATTAAGAAGTACTTATGAAGAATTAAATGAGAGAAAGTCAAGTAATTCATTAGATAAAATTAATCTAGATGGGGATTTCAAGGAGTGGGTACAAACCACAAACCTAGATATACTAATTGCACAGTATAAGGCATGGGAGAATTGGACAGGCGTAAATACAGCTGATATTAATACAAAGCTCGCTATTTACTCAGGAACAAATGATAATAAAGAGCTATTAGAACAATTGCACTACCAGGAGAAGGAATTAATAGAACACAATATTAGAATGAAAATTTTTGAAGAGCTTGACCACTTTGGATTAGTCGGTGAGGTAGATACAGTTATGCCTTGGATATTAGATTTTTTATCAGAATAAATAATATGTAAATATTTCAAGGGTATGGAAAGTGGATTGGTCATAACGGAGGAATGCCGGGAATTGCTACCTACGAAAGGATTCACTTGGAGAGTAAAAGCGCCTTAATTTTAATGTGCAATTTAACTGGCTGCAGTCGAAGTGAAAATAGTAAAGGTTGGAGCAATTTAGTCGATGAATTGATGGAAAAATTAAATTTTAGTGAAAGAAAATAATATGATGAGAATAAGGTTTATGGTAAATTAAGATATTATTTCTATCAATTGCTCGAAAAAACTGATAAAAAACTGGATTCCGTACTTGGCGAAATCCAGTTAAAGAATTTTATCTTTTCCCTGTAGGCAGGAAAAAGTTCATTACTATGAATGCTAGAATTTTGTGTTTTTAGGCAGATCTAGTGTCCCAAATTACACCTATGATTTTATTGCCCAACGTAATTTAGCAGAACGTGCACGGCTATTGACATGACATTCTTCTGCTGATGGACGAATTGGTTCAGGTGCTATTTCGGAATAGACACCTTCACGAAAAAAGTATTGAAAAGATTTTTTAACGCGACGATCTTCTCCTGAGTGAAATGTAAGTATGGCAACACGACCACCCTTAGCAAGGACACTAGGAAGTTTTTCTAAAAATTCATCTAACACTTCAAACTCATTATTCACATCAATGCGCAATGCTTGAAAGGTTCTCTGACAGGATTTTTTAATATCATCCTCTTTGATTTTGGGAACATATTTCAGAGCATCTTTAATGATATTTCTTAGTTGTGTTGTTGTGGTTATATCAATTCCTTTGTTTATGCTAGACAAAATGGCACGAGCGATTACTGCTGCATGAGGCTCATCAGCATTTTCTATCAACATATCCTCTATTTCAAATAGTGTCATTTCTTTTAAAAGATCAGCCGCAGAGATACCCATTTTGGGATTAAGTCTTAAGTCTAATGGTCCTTCTGCCTTAAATGTAAATCCTCTTTCAGGATTGTCTATTTGCATAGAAGAAACACCTAAATCTGCCAATACAAAATTAAATGGCTCTGATTTTGATGTGATTTGATCTATTTGAGAAAAATTCATTTGCTTAATCTCTATAATTTCGGAACCATAACCCAAACGTTCTAAACGATCTTTGGTGCGTGGTAACTCAATAGGATCTACATCAATTGCATACAAACGCCCCTTTTTATCTAAGCATTTAAGCATCTCTAAAGAATGGCCACCATAACCAAGTGTTGCATCTAAACCGATTTGACCTGGAGTAATTTGTAAGAAATCTAGTATTTCTTTAACGCAAATTGAAATATGCATACCTGCAGGGGTATTGCCCTTCTGAATAATCTTTGCAACATCATCAGCATATTTTTCTGGATTCAGTTCCTTGTATTTTTCTTTATAATTTTTAGGGTGAGTGCCTTTATATCGAATACGTCGTTTATGTTTGGGCTCTTTCTCATCTAATATGTTATCTTGGCTCATTCTCTTCCCTCATTTTTGTAATATATTTTTGTATTTTTGTTACAAATTATATATTAGCAGATATAATTTGCTAAAGCAACACCAACAGCCGGCTTCTAATTTTTCAGATATATAGTCACATTGAATAACACATTAAATTGTATTAAAATCATATTGTTTAGGCAGTAACTATTTCGATTATATAATTTGAATTATTAAAGTTTTTAAAATTACGCTATGCTAAAAAATATACTAAATTGTGGGCATACTATATAATGAAATAGGATAAAGAAAACCCCTGCAATTATTAATTAGGAGGCTATTATAATGGCTAAAACCGGGAGTAAGTATAAACTCCAAGAAATTATACCTTTACAAACTATAATAGATAGTATAAATTCTAGTACAAACAATATTCTTTTAGAGATTGGTAGAGCAGTTGCTCCGAGGGAATATGCAGTTAGATTTTATAATGACAAAGAGCAACCTATATTTTATATGAATGAAGAAAGACTTCGATATGCAGTTGAAAAGGCAATCTTTCTAAGTTCATTCAACCACTGGGAACAAGTAATAGATATTCTTTATAAAAATAATGCACTAGAATTAGATGAGGAACAATGTATTCATCTTAATGAAAGGTTATATGGTACTACTAGTAAGGTTATTGACTAAGATAGGGAATATGTTAATAGATTGTATAAATAATAAAGGGGAATTTCATTTTTTGTAGAATCTATTAAAATAAATGGTTAAGATTGGTATGATAAAGGGGGTAAAAATGGAAATGGATAAGAGAATCGCAGTATTGATTGATGCTGACAATGTATCTGATAAATATATTAAGTATATAATTGACGAAATTTCAAATCATGGAACACCTACATATAAAAGAATATATGGGGATTGGACCAAGCCTCAATTAGCTTCGTGGAAGAATGTATTGCTTAATTATTCTATCAGTCCAATCCAGCAATATAGTTATACAACTGGTAAAAATTCAACTGACTCAGCATTGATAATTGATGCCATGGACATACTTTATTCAAATAATGTAGATGGGTTTTGTATTGTGTCTAGTGATAGCGATTTTACTAAATTAGCAGCTAGGCTAAGAGAAGCTGGTATGTATGTTATTGGTATGGGAGAAAAGAAAACTCCTACACCTTTTATATCAGCATGTGAGAAGTTTAAATACCTTGAAGTATTAGCGTCAATGTCCCCAAAACAAACTGAAATTACTGGTGGAAAGGGAGCACAAATACACGAGGAATCAAAAGAAGGAATAGTAAGTTCAAATAAATTAATAGATGCCATTAAAACAATTATAACTGAGATTTCAGATGAAGATGGTTGGGCATTTTTAGGCGAAGTAGGAAGTACTCTTAATAAACGATATCCTGATTTTGATACTAGAAACTATGGTTATACAAAGCTTACACCTTTTGTTGCATCTTTAAAAAATTTTGAGATTAGATCAACAAAAACTAGTAATCCAAGTATAAGTCTTAAATACATTAGAAATAAAGAATAATATCAACTTATAATGAAAAAAGCTCGGCAAATGCCAGGCTTTTTAAAATTTAAAAATTCTTTCACCAATTATCTTAGTTAATGTTGCTCTAATAAGCTTGATATATGAACTTTAATTTGATCCTTCGGTTCACTTAGCAAGTGGATATATGCTGTTTGATTGATTTCATTAACTTTTTCTATATATATTGGGGAGCCATTATAGGTTACATTAACCATCTCTGGAGAAGAAGCGATCTCGCTGGCACGTTCTGTTTTCATAAAAACACCTCCATTTGTTATTTAAACAATTATATTATTTTCATCTAATGATTTTATTATTCTTTAAATATATGTTGTAGTATCTTTTCGATATTATGCTTAAACAGACTTGACCACTTTTAAGTTTCTAATTGTGATATGAACTTTAGAGTTGATAAAAATTGGTATATTAAATAATGTGATAAACTTGGTTAATTATGCGGTGGTTTAATTGTGTATTACAGGTATATAAAGGTATATGTCGTTTTTTGTTGAAAATGCTTGTACAATAACTTAAAATTAAATATATATTTTCATTAACCCATAAGGAGACATGCATATGCTTTCTAAAACTAGATTAACTAAGTATAG includes these proteins:
- a CDS encoding alpha/beta fold hydrolase, giving the protein MDTKYIISNDGAKIAYSMIGKGPALLLVHGGAGRYDKSLWNNTGWVERLKDKFLIITPDIRGYGESDKSEDSNFYSITNILEDLNIILKECKIKDFYYIGWSYGANIGLQMCKNNKNIKSAICAGGCMGDYFYKYVAPRLRSTYEELNERKSSNSLDKINLDGDFKEWVQTTNLDILIAQYKAWENWTGVNTADINTKLAIYSGTNDNKELLEQLHYQEKELIEHNIRMKIFEELDHFGLVGEVDTVMPWILDFLSE
- a CDS encoding serine hydrolase, translating into MQSGTRFSYCNGVPHILQFILEKVTGEDVFSYCKKVIFDPLDISEVSWDKDDNGLLGSIEMTPLDMAKIGYMYLNKGVWKCE
- a CDS encoding NYN domain-containing protein, with protein sequence MEMDKRIAVLIDADNVSDKYIKYIIDEISNHGTPTYKRIYGDWTKPQLASWKNVLLNYSISPIQQYSYTTGKNSTDSALIIDAMDILYSNNVDGFCIVSSDSDFTKLAARLREAGMYVIGMGEKKTPTPFISACEKFKYLEVLASMSPKQTEITGGKGAQIHEESKEGIVSSNKLIDAIKTIITEISDEDGWAFLGEVGSTLNKRYPDFDTRNYGYTKLTPFVASLKNFEIRSTKTSNPSISLKYIRNKE
- a CDS encoding class I SAM-dependent methyltransferase, producing the protein MNIKKLIPNSNIRNWVGPFNDDEYYYDLGKSQAEKIIQWLSVKPEHKILDIGCGCGRIAIHFLNYLNEEGSYIGIDSNKELLSYCKDNITVLRRNFQFQYVDVYNRAYSPQGKINTQDFVFPIEDESMDIVILWSVFTHMYLTDIDSYLKEIHRVLKKGGLVLASLNLNNSFTKQQIETKKSHLDIKYFIADGLFSLDTDTPESGFAHDEDKVKELYWKYGFLIKEIKYGIWSSKELTGEFHDTIIAQKLTTKSCD
- a CDS encoding helix-turn-helix domain-containing protein, giving the protein MENIDILQKTIDYIEENLKAELNYEEIAGMAGYSTYHFLHVFSDVVGMPLSAYITRRRIKHAIYDIYMGKKLVETALLYGFDTHSGFFKAFKREYGCSPSKYIKTSKVIKPVPVDLKQEAKIMLTQIQIKQILSNWDVDSKLKVDKVYFYSGDVKAWNIGEKYVLTTGTNIVGFRMHSLLAELLSKKGINISCPMKTKDGQDFFQNEDRFYALLNRVEGRYLAPEERYADDRELVGEKYGKAIGKLHCALKELDDKLEVNDSNLYDTVIKWAMPETKRIMEQWNCPLPDSFFEEYKKSFGEVHHMLPKQVIHRNPNPTNVLFNEREVTGFIDFNLSEKNVRIFDPCYCATGILSESGKVSGGYEKWPEILKGIINGYNSICPLTSYEKASILNVIYSIQMIFIAWLNGRDEEKDIAMENRKMLIWIWENSDKIIL
- the rsmH gene encoding 16S rRNA (cytosine(1402)-N(4))-methyltransferase RsmH is translated as MSQDNILDEKEPKHKRRIRYKGTHPKNYKEKYKELNPEKYADDVAKIIQKGNTPAGMHISICVKEILDFLQITPGQIGLDATLGYGGHSLEMLKCLDKKGRLYAIDVDPIELPRTKDRLERLGYGSEIIEIKQMNFSQIDQITSKSEPFNFVLADLGVSSMQIDNPERGFTFKAEGPLDLRLNPKMGISAADLLKEMTLFEIEDMLIENADEPHAAVIARAILSSINKGIDITTTTQLRNIIKDALKYVPKIKEDDIKKSCQRTFQALRIDVNNEFEVLDEFLEKLPSVLAKGGRVAILTFHSGEDRRVKKSFQYFFREGVYSEIAPEPIRPSAEECHVNSRARSAKLRWAIKS
- a CDS encoding H-type small acid-soluble spore protein, which codes for MKTERASEIASSPEMVNVTYNGSPIYIEKVNEINQTAYIHLLSEPKDQIKVHISSLLEQH
- a CDS encoding YfbM family protein, whose translation is MGLIGQYMMINDQTFGSLVNIENDDLIEIIEELSEDEENEVYDIDKLWDGLHFFLTGISACQPIAGNKLSEAIVGVKVFNNAEDADFIAYTMTEDLHGIVEALINVDVENLRLNFDLSKFRKSKIYPNIWRDNEKESLIDELMQAYKNILNFYTRALERKAHVVISIY